Proteins encoded by one window of Gemmatimonas sp. UBA7669:
- a CDS encoding HmuY family protein: MKALLNYRSVSRRAQQLTLLGGLALLGACESESTPTGPGTPGGELQLNEIRTLAPINATSNDTLVHLSLATGTSVPASGAWDIAVRRFEVRLNSPAIAGASSRNVTAFAVAENRGLTNEQFLALTPASTLAAFDAVRAPQIPADTAFKSDRLDNNPTGYLNFGGVPSANANRYWKVRTANGGHALFRVTALTFTPQVQVASIAFEVRVQQGSTLGAPQAFTITSPTAPVNISLVTASQVTPNGCNWDFQFNPATTALTLLPNGACNVATSAGPASPTFAAATSASDAAQYVPYLSTLSGPIPNSSSDKIAPFLYNLAGTGNRLSPTFNTYLVRSGEATYKVQFINYYNETGASGYVTLRYARIR, translated from the coding sequence ATGAAAGCCCTTCTCAACTATCGATCGGTTTCCCGCCGCGCCCAGCAGCTGACCCTGCTCGGCGGTCTGGCCCTTCTCGGCGCCTGCGAGTCCGAATCCACCCCAACCGGCCCAGGCACGCCGGGTGGTGAACTGCAGCTGAACGAAATCCGGACACTGGCTCCGATCAATGCCACCAGCAACGATACGCTGGTGCACTTGAGTCTGGCCACGGGAACTTCGGTTCCGGCTAGCGGCGCCTGGGATATCGCCGTGCGGCGTTTCGAGGTGCGGCTGAACAGCCCCGCCATTGCCGGTGCGTCGAGCCGCAACGTGACCGCCTTCGCTGTGGCCGAGAACCGCGGCCTGACCAACGAGCAGTTCCTGGCACTGACGCCGGCGTCCACACTGGCCGCATTTGATGCCGTTCGCGCGCCGCAGATTCCGGCCGATACAGCCTTCAAGAGTGACCGTCTGGACAACAATCCCACGGGCTACCTGAACTTTGGTGGCGTGCCGTCGGCCAATGCCAATCGCTATTGGAAGGTGCGCACGGCCAACGGCGGCCACGCATTGTTCCGCGTGACAGCGCTGACGTTCACGCCGCAGGTGCAAGTGGCATCGATTGCCTTCGAAGTGCGGGTGCAGCAGGGCAGCACGCTCGGCGCGCCGCAGGCCTTCACCATCACGTCGCCCACGGCGCCGGTGAACATCAGCCTCGTGACGGCTTCGCAGGTCACGCCAAACGGCTGCAACTGGGACTTCCAGTTCAATCCGGCCACCACCGCGCTGACGCTGCTGCCCAATGGGGCCTGCAACGTGGCCACCTCGGCAGGTCCGGCCTCTCCCACGTTCGCTGCGGCCACCAGCGCGTCGGATGCGGCGCAGTACGTACCGTACCTGAGCACGCTGTCGGGACCCATTCCCAACTCGTCGTCGGACAAGATCGCTCCCTTCCTCTACAACCTTGCCGGCACGGGCAACCGTCTCTCGCCCACGTTCAACACGTATCTGGTGCGCTCGGGCGAGGCCACGTACAAGGTGCAGTTCATCAACTACTACAATGAGACGGGCGCGTCGGGCTACGTCACGTTGCGCTACGCCCGGATTCGTTGA
- a CDS encoding SDR family NAD(P)-dependent oxidoreductase has protein sequence MPTTQVSPPPSRPVTLITGASDGIGAALAHRLAGRHALVLVARRADKLQAVANAIREAHDTPVVTVVADVTVRSQMDDAVDTALAEFSRLDVLVNNVGRGITRLPSALTDEDLDDMMRVNVKSALYGMQAVLPHFRLVGRGHVVNISSMLGRIPSVVPRAAYSAAKHFLDSLTINFRDEVQAEHPGIQFSLVSPGVVHTEFGNNALHGGVDSRQLPMAQTADEVAAVIAQVIEDRRPDVYSRTGMAARVREYYAGLGQDP, from the coding sequence ATGCCCACTACGCAGGTTTCCCCGCCGCCCTCCCGCCCGGTCACTCTCATTACGGGAGCCAGCGACGGCATCGGTGCAGCGCTCGCTCATCGGCTGGCCGGACGGCATGCGCTGGTCTTGGTGGCCCGACGCGCGGACAAGCTCCAGGCCGTAGCCAACGCCATCCGCGAAGCGCACGACACGCCGGTGGTCACGGTTGTCGCCGATGTCACCGTCCGCAGTCAGATGGACGACGCGGTGGACACCGCGCTCGCCGAGTTCTCTCGACTCGATGTACTCGTCAACAATGTCGGCCGCGGCATCACCCGCCTGCCGTCCGCGCTCACCGACGAAGACCTCGACGACATGATGCGCGTGAACGTGAAGAGTGCGCTCTATGGCATGCAGGCCGTGCTCCCACACTTTCGCCTCGTCGGGCGCGGCCACGTGGTGAACATCTCCTCCATGCTGGGGCGCATTCCCTCGGTGGTACCACGCGCGGCCTACAGTGCCGCCAAGCATTTTCTCGACAGCCTCACCATCAACTTCCGCGACGAGGTGCAGGCCGAGCACCCCGGCATCCAGTTCTCGCTGGTGTCTCCGGGGGTGGTGCACACGGAGTTTGGCAACAACGCCCTGCATGGCGGCGTGGACTCACGCCAGCTCCCCATGGCTCAGACGGCTGACGAGGTGGCCGCCGTCATTGCGCAGGTCATTGAGGATCGCCGACCCGATGTGTATTCGCGCACGGGCATGGCCGCGCGGGTTCGCGAGTATTACGCGGGCCTCGGGCAGGACCCCTGA
- a CDS encoding TonB-dependent receptor plug domain-containing protein encodes MSGIPALCLGTLLLALPTRAPLRAQGTGRVRVVSAADRAPVVGAELRDSVGQVIARSDAEGVLRWPADRRAASVRALGFRMFVVREAVRDTLLALDPLPTVLPVFTTTVGQRVIRAAESPRTVTVLDRRDIDAAAAVSANQLLRQIPGLQEIASPPARTSISIRGFSDARVLVLVDGEPIPGTLTDSRDIGRLSTLSAERIEVTKGPSAVEFGSDAIGGVINLVQAAPTKRFTVDGTARMGELGRQEANAGVSHTVGRFGYRVNAGWRQMDQVTGVNASGSTLNRVYDGRLDLRYAVSERLNFRVDVQGTQERQRWPVDGLFNGFIDNIGGQGFVEGSYRGLGGVWRARTFAQRFAYQYKQAQGLVPVAGSGDSLEQRERLSRTLLAYSRVLGRHTIDAGFQFSARALAAPAKVDGDSLTDRVREVYVRDAFSLGRSHWTLGVRHTDGSLWGAATNPSFGTRVQLSDRVSVQANLARGFRAPGFKDIRYTFTNVSGGYEIIGNANLRPESSWSRSVGASWAASTALGVDVEWYHTSVDDLIDTRFQSIGASGLQSFANVNIARARTQGVEVTLRGLVAGTEWSVGYDHLSARDLEFNVPLSRRASHTARARLSRLWDIRQGLTTDVTARYTGAAPLVSSGSLDGSEPPRITAEQGAMLSVDLQFRQALSRTWELSAGVNNALNQRPALWTPAFDRQAFAALRWRFQQQD; translated from the coding sequence GTGTCTGGAATTCCAGCGCTGTGCCTCGGCACGCTGCTGCTCGCGTTGCCCACCCGCGCGCCGTTGCGTGCGCAGGGGACAGGTCGGGTGCGCGTGGTGAGTGCAGCCGATCGCGCGCCTGTTGTCGGCGCCGAACTGCGTGACAGCGTGGGGCAGGTGATCGCGCGCAGTGATGCAGAGGGTGTGCTGCGTTGGCCGGCTGATCGCCGCGCGGCCTCGGTGCGCGCGCTGGGATTCCGGATGTTCGTTGTGCGGGAAGCGGTGCGAGACACGCTGCTTGCTCTCGACCCGCTTCCCACCGTGTTGCCGGTGTTTACCACCACGGTGGGTCAGCGTGTCATTCGTGCGGCCGAGTCACCGCGCACGGTCACGGTGCTTGACCGGCGCGACATCGACGCCGCCGCTGCGGTATCGGCCAATCAGTTGCTGCGGCAGATACCCGGTTTGCAGGAGATCGCCAGTCCACCGGCGCGCACGAGCATCAGCATTCGCGGCTTCAGCGATGCGCGCGTGCTGGTGCTGGTGGACGGTGAGCCCATTCCGGGAACGCTCACGGACAGCCGTGACATTGGCCGGCTGAGCACACTGTCGGCCGAACGCATTGAAGTCACCAAGGGCCCGTCGGCCGTGGAGTTTGGTAGTGACGCCATTGGTGGCGTGATCAATCTGGTGCAGGCGGCGCCCACCAAGCGCTTCACGGTGGACGGCACGGCGCGCATGGGTGAGTTGGGACGTCAGGAAGCCAATGCCGGCGTGAGTCACACGGTAGGGCGATTCGGCTATCGTGTGAACGCCGGTTGGCGGCAGATGGATCAGGTGACGGGTGTGAATGCCAGCGGCAGCACGCTCAATCGTGTGTACGATGGTCGGCTCGATCTGCGGTATGCGGTGAGCGAACGTTTGAACTTTCGTGTTGACGTGCAGGGCACGCAGGAACGGCAGCGATGGCCCGTGGATGGCTTGTTCAACGGATTCATCGACAATATCGGCGGGCAGGGCTTTGTGGAGGGCAGCTACCGCGGCTTGGGTGGTGTGTGGCGTGCGCGCACCTTCGCACAGCGCTTCGCCTACCAGTACAAGCAGGCGCAGGGGTTGGTGCCCGTTGCCGGATCGGGTGATTCGCTGGAGCAGCGCGAACGTCTGTCGCGTACGCTGCTGGCCTACAGCCGTGTGCTTGGCCGTCACACCATCGATGCCGGCTTCCAGTTCAGTGCGCGCGCCCTGGCAGCGCCGGCCAAGGTGGACGGCGACAGCCTGACGGACCGTGTGCGCGAAGTGTATGTGCGCGACGCCTTCTCGCTGGGCCGCAGCCACTGGACACTGGGCGTGCGGCACACGGACGGCTCGCTGTGGGGCGCGGCCACCAATCCGTCGTTCGGCACGCGGGTGCAGCTCAGCGATCGGGTGTCGGTGCAGGCCAATCTGGCGCGTGGGTTTCGCGCGCCGGGTTTCAAGGACATCCGCTACACGTTCACCAACGTGTCGGGTGGCTACGAAATCATCGGCAATGCCAATCTGCGACCGGAGTCGTCGTGGAGTCGCTCTGTGGGGGCGTCGTGGGCGGCCAGCACGGCACTGGGTGTGGACGTGGAGTGGTATCACACGTCGGTCGACGATCTCATCGACACCCGATTCCAGAGCATCGGGGCGTCTGGTCTGCAGAGTTTTGCCAATGTGAACATTGCCCGGGCGCGCACGCAGGGTGTGGAGGTCACACTGCGTGGTTTGGTGGCCGGCACCGAGTGGTCGGTTGGGTATGATCATCTCTCGGCGCGTGACCTCGAGTTCAATGTGCCGCTCAGTCGCCGGGCGTCACACACGGCGCGCGCGCGCCTTTCGCGCCTGTGGGACATTCGTCAGGGGTTGACCACCGATGTGACGGCCCGCTACACCGGCGCGGCGCCGCTGGTGAGTTCCGGTTCGCTCGACGGGTCGGAGCCGCCGCGCATTACGGCTGAGCAGGGGGCCATGTTGTCGGTCGACCTGCAGTTCCGTCAGGCACTCTCGCGGACCTGGGAGCTGTCGGCTGGCGTGAACAACGCGCTCAATCAGCGACCGGCGTTGTGGACGCCGGCCTTCGATCGGCAGGCGTTTGCGGCGTTGCGCTGGCGGTTTCAGCAGCAGGACTGA